Proteins found in one Mucilaginibacter gracilis genomic segment:
- a CDS encoding cyanophycinase: MKRKFILTLLIAMIGYGTAFAQQSPITVKKSTTRHGPEKGSLIIIGGGGSTPAIWAKFTELAGGKDKARIIVITTAAGDSAEFATGTVKSVIKNTGIQNVTLVHTGDLEVANSDAFVALINNATGVFFDGGRQWHPAESYLNTRAHQAFFDLLNRGGVIAGSSAGASIQGSFLWRGDTEGAHILVGDHTQGLGFLKNSVLDQHVMTRNRIFDLTDFVKQAPEFIGIGLEQATAVLVQRDTLTVIGKAYALIYDYNTIIGNGPKHIVNGKENYNASNGPFFFLHEGQQYDLRKRRVIEPVIAKAKAPVKGNKYAPKKAAKASADGEDDN; the protein is encoded by the coding sequence ATGAAAAGAAAATTCATCCTTACGTTACTCATAGCCATGATCGGCTATGGTACAGCCTTTGCCCAGCAATCGCCCATTACAGTAAAGAAGTCGACAACCAGGCATGGCCCTGAAAAGGGCTCATTGATCATCATCGGCGGTGGCGGGTCGACGCCGGCAATCTGGGCGAAATTTACTGAACTCGCCGGGGGCAAAGATAAAGCCCGGATCATCGTGATCACCACCGCCGCAGGTGATTCAGCCGAATTTGCGACAGGTACCGTAAAATCGGTCATCAAAAATACAGGGATACAAAATGTTACCCTGGTACATACAGGTGACCTGGAGGTCGCTAATTCCGATGCTTTTGTAGCACTGATCAATAATGCCACCGGTGTCTTCTTTGACGGGGGCAGACAATGGCACCCGGCCGAATCGTACCTGAACACCCGCGCGCACCAAGCCTTTTTTGACCTGCTGAACCGTGGAGGCGTCATTGCCGGGAGTTCTGCCGGAGCTTCTATCCAGGGTTCTTTTCTATGGAGAGGAGATACCGAGGGTGCGCACATTCTGGTGGGCGACCACACCCAGGGCCTTGGCTTCTTAAAAAACTCTGTACTGGACCAGCACGTGATGACCCGTAACCGGATATTCGATTTGACTGATTTCGTCAAACAAGCGCCTGAATTTATCGGCATTGGTTTGGAGCAGGCTACGGCCGTATTGGTGCAACGCGATACCCTTACGGTGATCGGAAAAGCATATGCCTTGATCTATGATTACAATACCATTATCGGTAATGGCCCTAAACACATCGTTAACGGCAAGGAGAATTATAATGCCTCAAACGGCCCATTCTTCTTTTTGCACGAGGGCCAGCAATATGACCTCCGCAAGAGGCGCGTCATCGAGCCGGTGATCGCCAAAGCCAAGGCTCCGGTCAAAGGCAATAAGTACGCGCCTAAAAAAGCAGCTAAAGCTTCGGCTGACGGAGAAGATGACAATTAA
- a CDS encoding RagB/SusD family nutrient uptake outer membrane protein, which translates to MKKKHIQYLIIAVVIFISACKKDYLKQVPSTSVPAATSIQTPNDLTDAVNGLYVAARSSSLFGQNVPILGDLLADNVFVSSSNYGQLITESNYSFTSSSGEASGMWTQGYYTILQANRIINAGLPSSPTVDQLRGEAYTLRGLTYLTLVNYFATPATINPNALGVPIVTQPTYATGPYLKPARNTVAEVYARIITDLDSAYALMPTSAIAATYHNTSSNYIAKYAAKAIEARAYLYKGDYANARDAALLVVQNGGYTLATTPSAFAAYWSSNAGNSSKLETIFEFNNSVTSNSTAMAGLYYQSSNGEMLATTSLYNSYKSTDSRRALILNGIRKGNGQPAFVVNKYSNYLNADPDEIKVIRYAEVILTLAEGYARTTNEGQALIYLNQLAKLRDPAFAGYTSTGQQLLDDIENERRKELAFEGLRFFDLTRLNQVINRPAEPFSYPTYTPVLTTDIRRLQPIPQIEIQANPNIVPNPGYN; encoded by the coding sequence ATGAAAAAGAAACACATACAATATTTAATTATAGCGGTAGTAATTTTCATTTCTGCCTGCAAAAAGGATTACCTGAAACAGGTCCCTTCAACCTCCGTACCTGCGGCAACATCTATACAAACGCCTAATGACCTCACCGATGCGGTTAATGGACTATATGTAGCCGCGAGAAGCAGCTCTTTGTTCGGGCAAAATGTTCCGATCTTAGGGGATTTGCTGGCGGACAATGTTTTTGTAAGCTCATCCAATTACGGTCAGCTGATTACGGAAAGTAATTATTCGTTCACATCCAGCAGCGGCGAAGCCAGTGGCATGTGGACGCAAGGGTATTATACCATTTTACAGGCTAACCGTATCATCAATGCCGGGCTACCCAGTAGCCCTACTGTTGATCAGTTGAGAGGAGAAGCTTATACATTGAGGGGCCTTACTTATTTAACTTTAGTGAACTACTTTGCCACGCCCGCCACTATAAATCCGAACGCTTTGGGTGTTCCGATTGTTACGCAACCGACCTATGCGACCGGACCCTATTTAAAACCAGCCCGTAATACGGTTGCCGAAGTCTATGCACGCATCATCACCGATCTGGACAGCGCGTATGCATTGATGCCGACCTCGGCCATAGCGGCGACCTATCATAACACCAGCTCAAATTATATTGCCAAATATGCTGCCAAAGCGATCGAGGCCCGGGCCTACTTGTATAAGGGCGACTATGCCAATGCCCGTGATGCAGCACTTTTAGTGGTACAAAACGGTGGCTATACCTTGGCAACTACGCCAAGCGCATTCGCGGCTTATTGGTCGAGCAACGCGGGCAATAGCAGTAAACTGGAAACTATATTCGAGTTCAATAACAGCGTGACCAGTAATTCCACTGCGATGGCCGGTTTGTACTACCAGTCGAGCAATGGCGAAATGTTGGCTACTACCTCGTTATATAATTCCTATAAGTCAACTGATAGCCGGAGGGCTTTGATCCTGAATGGTATCCGTAAAGGAAACGGACAACCTGCGTTCGTGGTGAACAAATACTCCAACTATTTAAATGCCGATCCGGACGAGATCAAAGTTATCCGTTACGCTGAAGTGATCCTGACGCTGGCTGAAGGCTATGCGCGTACCACCAATGAAGGGCAGGCTTTGATTTATTTGAATCAATTAGCCAAACTACGTGATCCCGCTTTCGCAGGATATACCTCAACAGGCCAGCAATTACTGGACGACATTGAAAACGAGCGGAGAAAGGAACTTGCTTTCGAGGGCTTACGCTTCTTCGACCTTACCCGTTTAAACCAGGTCATCAATCGTCCGGCCGAGCCGTTCAGCTATCCGACCTATACACCGGTATTGACGACCGATATCAGGCGCCTTCAACCTATACCCCAGATAGAAATTCAGGCCAACCCGAATATCGTACCCAATCCGGGATATAATTAA